One Brassica napus cultivar Da-Ae chromosome A5, Da-Ae, whole genome shotgun sequence DNA window includes the following coding sequences:
- the LOC106377285 gene encoding uncharacterized protein LOC106377285, which produces MAEIEGVLWAEAQIKEPINREYLHIVENHFPHGVNKCYIDGAWKEHDLYTGQRWVYRKDGSTDTMMAAIFDMGDGVHEDPTNLRGGVCNKLFSIGEDGVYTDRMAGVHYTHGGVSAMGGRGGGYKELDEQELEETKRLRGEAEEVIAYASNAEFFVTSFVAFSSFINVYKSFLSSLYADECMVLDNEALYDICFHTLKLSNPSCE; this is translated from the exons ATGGCGGAAATAGAAGGTGTTTTGTGGGCTGAAGCCCAGATAAAGGAGCCTATAAACCGTGAATATCTACATATTGTAGAGAACCATTTTCCACATGGAGTTAACAAGTGTTATATAGATGGAGCATGGAAGGAACATGATCTTTATACAGGGCAGAGATGGGTCTACAGAAAAGATGGATCAACTGATACTATGATGGCTGCAAT CTTTGATATGGGCGatggagtgcatgaagaccctaCAAATCTCAGAGGTGGTGTTTGCAACAAactgttctcaattggtgaagatggtgtctacACCGATAGAATGGCTGGCGTTCACTACACACATGGAGGAGTTTCTGCGAT GGGAGGTCGTGGTGGTGGCTACAAGGAATTGGATGAACAAGAATTAGAGGAAACAAAGAGACTAAGGGGTGAGGCTGAAGAAGTAATAGCATATGCTTCTAATGCAGAGTTCTTTGTTACTTCTTTTGTTGCATTTAGttcttttataaatgtttataaatcatttttgaGTTCCTTGTACGCTGACGAGTGTATGGTTCTCGACAATGAGGCTCTCTACGACATCTGCTTCCATACCCTCAAGCTTTCTAACCCCTCCTGTGAGTAA
- the LOC106409881 gene encoding probable CCR4-associated factor 1 homolog 5 — translation MTMTIREIWSWNKTEEMNLVRESLRSCNYISVDTEFPGCLKETAMEASEETRYQNLRFNVDKTKPIQLGFSLFDSEGAISGTWEVNFSDFDETEDLCNDKSIAFLKRNGLDFKRIREEGVGIKDFFTEFTRMVKDEEDKKIINWVTFDGSYDLGYLIQSMTGRERLPDTSLGFNETVQKLLGLTFDVKKLAGQCKGLNSRFGLQRLADELGIRRVGEAHHAGSDSQLTARVFANINLTFSRDLKRKREHEREIVMIRREHDRLQQHLFMQQVMEQEIFMRRCVPRRCYGPVHPPRPIMYAHYPSPRGYFVVPVAPRLSRNAQQ, via the coding sequence ATGACGATGACCATCCGCGAAATCTGGTCTTGGAACAAGACAGAAGAGATGAATTTGGTGCGGGAATCTCTTAGAAGCTGCAATTACATCTCTGTAGACACAGAATTTCCCGGGTGTCTGAAAGAGACCGCCATGGAAGCTAGCGAGGAGACTCGTTACCAAAACCTGAGGTTCAATGTGgacaaaaccaaaccaatccAACTGGGTTTCTCCTTATTCGACAGTGAAGGAGCAATCAGCGGAACCTGGGAGGTCAATTTCTCCGACTTCGACGAGACAGAGGATCTTTGCAACGACAAGTCCATCGCCTTCCTCAAGCGCAACGGGCTCGATTTCAAGAGAATCAGAGAGGAAGGAGTTGGCATCAAAGATTTCTTCACAGAGTTTACTCGGATGgttaaagatgaagaagacaagAAGATTATTAATTGGGTTACTTTTGATGGATCGTACGATTTAGGTTATCTAATTCAAAGCATGACCGGGCGAGAAAGGCTTCCCGACACGTCACTTGGGTTTAACGAAACGGTTCAGAAACTCTTAGGGTTAACTTTCGACGTGAAGAAACTTGCGGGACAGTGCAAAGGACTCAACAGCCGTTTCGGGTTGCAAAGATTAGCCGACGAGCTTGGTATCAGACGTGTCGGAGAAGCACATCACGCTGGCTCCGACAGCCAACTGACGGCTCGTGTCTTCGCTAACATAAATCTCACTTTCTCTCGTGACCTAAAGCGGAAGCGAGAACATGAACGAGAGATTGTGATGATAAGGCGGGAACATGACCGATTGCAACAACATCTTTTTATGCAGCAAGTGATGGAGCAAGAGATTTTTATGCGCAGATGTGTGCCAAGAAGATGTTATGGACCAGTCCATCCGCCTAGACCGATCATGTATGCTCATTATCCATCTCCCCGTGGCTACTTTGTAGTCCCGGTGGCACCTAGATTGTCAAGGAATGCACAACAGTGA
- the LOC125608728 gene encoding UDP-glycosyltransferase 91C1-like has translation MERGEGAMHVAMFPWLAMGHLLPFFRMSKLLAQKGHKVSFISTPRNIERLPNLPSSLSSFITFVSFPLVPFPGSTPGSECSMDVPYSKQPSLKSAFDLLQKPLTEFLQEESPDWVIYDYAAHWLPPVAAELGISKAFFSIFNAASLCFLGPPSLLLEGVRSTPEDFTVVPPWIPFQSNMAYRYHEVTLVGDKRGKDTNGVSDSARFGYSISESDAVFVHTSTGFEPEWLGLLKDLYRKPVFPTGFLPTDTEDEVEGDKTWVGIKKWLDKQSINSVVYVALGTEASLPPAEFTELAHGLEKSEVPFIWVIRNESQILEGYVERVAGRGMVHVGWVPQVKILSHSSVGGFLTHCGWNSLVEGLGFGRVPILFPVLNEQGLNTRLLEGKGLGVEIPRDEEKGSFDSDSVAHSVRLAMVDDAGESIRAKSKLMMGLFGNMDENSRYVDELVGYMRSK, from the coding sequence ATGGAGAGGGGAGAAGGAGCTATGCATGTAGCCATGTTTCCATGGCTTGCTATGGGTCATCTTCTTCCGTTTTTCCGtatgtctaagttgcttgcgcAAAAGGGTCACAAGGTCTCCTTCATATCGACACCAAGAAACATCGAGAGACTTCCTAATTTaccatcaagcctctcttccTTCATCACCTTTGTCTCTTTCCCTCTCGTTCCCTTCCCCGGCTCAACTCCTGGCTCCGAATGCTCCATGGACGTGCCTTACAGCAAGCAACCGTCTCTCAAATCCGCCTTCGATCTCCTCCAGAAACCGTTGACGGAGTTTCTCCAAGAGGAGTCTCCGGACTGGGTCATATATGACTACGCTGCTCACTGGCTTCCTCCAGTTGCGGCTGAGCTGGGAATCTCGAAGGCCTTCTTCAGCATCTTTAACGCAGCCTCTCTCTGCTTCTTGGGACCGCCATCGTTGTTGTTAGAAGGGGTCAGATCTACGCCGGAAGACTTCACGGTCGTGCCGCCGTGGATCCCGTTCCAATCGAACATGGCATATCGTTATCACGAAGTGACTTTGGTCGGTGACAAGAGGGGGAAAGATACGAATGGAGTCTCTGATTCTGCACGGTTCGGCTACTCGATCTCTGAGTCTGATGCGGTCTTCGTCCATACCTCGACGGGATTTGAACCAGAGTGGCTTGGTTTACTAAAAGATCTGTATCGAAAACCCGTGTTTCCGACAGGGTTTTTGCCAACCGATACTGAAGATGAAGTCGAAGGAGATAAAACATGGGTTGGTATAAAGAAGTGGCTCGACAAGCAGAGCATTAACTCAGTTGTCTACGTGGCACTAGGTACCGAGGCGAGCCTTCCTCCAGCAGAGTTCACCGAGCTGGCTCATGGGTTGGAGAAATCAGAGGTGCCTTTCATTTGGGTTATAAGAAACGAGTCACAGATTCTAGAAGGGTACGTGGAACGAGTTGCGGGACGTGGCATGGTTCATGTTGGTTGGGTTCCTCAGGTCAAAATACTGAGTCACAGCTCGGTGGGCGGGTTCTTGACGCACTGCGGCTGGAACTCATTGGTGGAAGGGTTAGGGTTCGGCCGAGTACCTATCTTGTTCCCGGTGTTGAATGAGCAAGGGCTCAACACTAGGCTGTTGGAGGGAAAGGGACTTGGTGTTGAGATCCCTAGAGATGAGGAAAAaggctcgtttgattctgactCGGTGGCTCATTCGGTTCGATTGGCAATGGTTGATGATGCAGGCGAGTCGATTAGGGCAAAATCAAAGCTCATGATGGGTTTGTTTGGGAACATGGATGAGAATTCTCGCTACGTCGATGAACTTGTCGGATATATGAGAAGTAAATAG
- the LOC125608726 gene encoding tubulin beta-3 chain-like has product MSGVTCCLCFPGQLNSDLRKLAVNLIPFPRLHFFMVGFVLLTSRGSQQYSAFSVPELTQQMWDAKNMMCAADPRHGRYLTASTVFRGKLSTKEVDEQMMNIQNKNSSYFVEWIPNNVKSSVCDIATLTLIIFL; this is encoded by the coding sequence ATGAGTGGTGTTACATGCTGTCTTTGTTTCCCTGGTCAACTCAACTCCGACCTTAGGAAGCTCGCTGTGAACCTGATACCTTTCCCAAGGCTCCACTTCTTCATGGTGGGTTTTGTTCTGTTGACATCGAGAGGATCACAGCAATACAGTGCCTTCAGTGTCCCTGAGCTGACCCAGCAGATGTGGGATGCGAAGAACATGATGTGCGCTGCTGACCCTCGTCACGGACGTTACTTAACTGCATCCACTGTGTTCCGTGGAAAGCTGAGCACTAAGGAGGTTGATGAGCAGATGATGAACATCCAGAACAAGAACTCATCCTACTTTGTGGAATGGATCCCGAACAACGTCAAGTCCAGCGTCTGTGACATTGCAACATTaactcttataatatttttataa
- the LOC125608729 gene encoding granule-bound starch synthase 1, chloroplastic/amyloplastic — translation MAYVTASHFVSLVNNNHGGASGSEANANLSQINFKCQSTTHCGLRSFNMVDRLQRRCQAKAVSAKSSKGLQQNAPKAKRVGKIVCEKGMSMIFIGAEVGPWSKTGGLGDVLGGLPPALAARGHRVMTVCPRYDQYKDAWDTCVVVQIKVGDKVEDVRFFHCYKRGVDRVFVDHPLFLAKVVGKTGSKIYGPITGVDYTDNQLRFSLLCQAALEAPRVLNLNSSKYFSGPYGEDVVFVANDWHTALLPCYLKSMYQSRGIYMNAKVVFCIHNIAYQGRFAFDDFSLLNLPDSFKSSFDFMDGYEKPVKGRKINWMKAAILEAWRVLTVSPYYAQELISGIDRGVELHSYLRMKTVSGIINGMDVQEWNPATDKYIDIKYDITTVTEAKPLIKEALQAAVGLPVDRDVPVIGFIGRLEEQKGSDILVEAISKFMGLNVQMVILGTGKKKMEAQILELEEKFPGKAVGVAKFNVPLAHMITAGADFIIVPSRFEPCGLIQLHAMRYGTVPIVASTGGLVDTVKDGFTGFHIGRFNVKCEVVDPDDVIATAKAVARAVAVYGTPAMKEMVKNCMDQDFSWKGPARLWEKVLLSLDVAGSEAGVEGEEIAPLAKENVATP, via the exons ATGGCATATGTGACAGCTTCCCATTTTGTCTCGCTTGTCAACAACAACCATGGAGGAGCTTCAGGCTCTGAGGCCAACGCCAATCTGTCTCAGATCAACTTCAAGTGTCAATCCACGACTCACTGTGGGCTAAGATCCTTCAACATGGTGGATAGGCTTCAGAGGAGATGTCAAGCCAAAGCTGTTTCTGCTAAATCCTCAAAGGGATTACAGCAGAATGCTCCTAAAGCTAAACGTGTGGGTAAGATTGTGTGTGAGAAAGGCATGTCTATGATCTTTATTGGAGCTGAGGTTGGTCCATGGAGCAAAACCGGTGGCCTTGGTGATGTCTTAGGTGGTCTTCCTCCAGCTCTCGCC GCAAGAGGCCACCGTGTGATGACAGTATGCCCTCGGTATGACCAATATAAAGATGCTTGGGACACCTGTGTAGTGGTTCAG ATAAAAGTTGGAGATAAAGTTGAGGACGTGCGTTTCTTTCACTGCTACAAACGAGGAGTTGATCGTGTCTTTGTTGACCATCCACTCTTCCTTGCAAag GTTGTGGGCAAAACTGGATCCAAAATCTATGGTCCTATAACTGGAGTAGACTACACTGACAACCAACTCCGGTTTAGTTTGTTGTGTCAG GCTGCTCTTGAGGCACCACGGGTTCTAAACCTGAACAGCAGCAAGTATTTCTCTGGACCATATG GGGAAGATGTGGTGTTTGTTGCCAATGATTGGCACACTGCTCTCCTTCCTTGTTACCTCAAGTCTATGTATCAGTCACGCGGAATCTACATGAATGCAAAG GTTGTGTTCTGCATTCACAACATAGCCTACCAAGGAAGATTTGCCTTTGACGACTTTTCTCTTCTCAATTTGCCTGACAGCTTTAAGAGCTCTTTCGACTTCATGGACGG TTACGAAAAGCCAGTAAAAGGAAGGAAGATCAACTGGATGAAAGCTGCGATTCTAGAAGCATGGCGTGTCTTAACAGTTAGTCCATACTATGCTCAAGAGCTCATCTCTGGCATTGATAGAGGCGTGGAGCTGCATTCATACCTTCGAATGAAGACAGTTTCTGGAATTATTAACGGCATGGATGTTCAAGAATGGAACCCGGCTACTGACAAGTACATCGATATCAAATATGACATTACCACTGTAACGGAAGCTAAGCCACTGATCAAAGAAGCGCTTCAGGCCGCTGTTGGACTTCCAGTGGACAGGGATGTCCCTGTGATCGGTTTCATTGGGAGATTGGAGGAGCAGAAGGGCTCTGATATTCTCGTGGAAGCTATCTCCAAGTTCATGGGTCTCAATGTTCAGATGGTTATCCTT GGAACCGgtaagaagaagatggaggctCAGATTCTTGAACTCGAAGAGAAGTTCCCAGGGAAGGCGGTTGGAGTGGCGAAATTCAACGTGCCATTGGCTCATATGATCACAGCAGGAGCTGACTTCATCATTGTCCCCAGCAGGTTTGAGCCGTGCGGTCTCATTCAGCTGCACGCCATGAGGTATGGAACCGTCCCTATTGTGGCATCTACTGGTGGGCTTGTGGATACTGTTAAAGATGGCTTCACAGGTTTCCACATTGGAAGATTCAACGTCAAG tGTGAAGTTGTGGATCCAGATGATGTGATTGCAACAGCAAAGGCTGTAGCTAGAGCTGTTGCAGTGTACGGTACACCCGCTATGAAAGAGATGGTCAAGAACTGCATGGACCAAGACTTCTCCTGGAAG GGACCAGCGAGACTGTGGGAGAAGGTACTATTGTCACTAGATGTTGCCGGAAGTGAAGCTGGAGTCGAAGGTGAAGAAATAGCTCCTCTGGCGAAGGAGAACGTAGCGACACCTTGA
- the LOC125608727 gene encoding uncharacterized protein LOC125608727, with the protein MNSMFSAFDAMSAEIMGKKVTAASYVCNPSEAASSGGGGGQTVSLLKKDENATSLAKKQPRYALELDGIHCFETIVRS; encoded by the coding sequence aTGAATTCGATGTTCAGTGCCTTCGACGCCATGTCCGCAGAGATTATGGGGAAGAAAGTCACCGCAGCGTCTTATGTCTGCAACCCCTCTGAAGCTGCTTCTTCCGGTGGTGGCGGTGGTCAAACTGTGTCTTTGCTGAAGAAAGACGAAAACGCTACCAGTTTGGCGAAGAAGCAGCCGAGGTATGCTCTGGAGCTCGACGGGATTCATTGCTTCGAGACCATTGTTCGTTCTTGA